The Nitrogeniibacter aestuarii genome has a window encoding:
- a CDS encoding HP0495 family protein, which yields MADDKQKESLIEFPCDFPIKVMGARVDDFAQAILEVVVRHDSEFDAARMEMRPSSKGTYLSLTCTVRATSQVQLDNLYRELSSHPMVKVVL from the coding sequence ATGGCGGATGACAAGCAAAAAGAGAGTCTCATCGAGTTTCCCTGCGACTTTCCCATCAAGGTGATGGGGGCTCGCGTCGACGATTTCGCCCAGGCCATCCTTGAAGTGGTGGTCAGGCACGACAGCGAATTCGACGCGGCGCGCATGGAAATGCGCCCGTCGAGCAAAGGCACCTACCTGTCGCTCACCTGTACCGTGCGTGCCACCTCGCAGGTGCAACTGGACAACCTGTACCGTGAGCTGAGCAGTCACCCCATGGTCAAGGTCGTGCTCTGA
- the lipB gene encoding lipoyl(octanoyl) transferase LipB produces the protein MEVNGCQIRALGQQPYEPTWHAMQEYTAVRDGAAQDELWVLEHPPVYTLGQAGKPEHLLRQTDIPLVKIDRGGQITYHGPGQVVIYLLIDLRRRGIRVREMVQLMEQAIIDALADYGLTAERQDGAPGVYIKGEKIAALGLRVRNGCTYHGLSLNVDMDLTPFTWINPCGYSGLKTIQLKDFGVIASTDEVGEKLVGHLTRLLPPMRQVDAATA, from the coding sequence ATGGAAGTGAACGGCTGCCAGATCCGGGCGCTCGGCCAACAGCCGTACGAACCGACGTGGCACGCGATGCAGGAATACACGGCGGTACGCGATGGGGCTGCGCAGGACGAGCTTTGGGTACTCGAGCACCCACCGGTCTATACGCTCGGTCAGGCCGGCAAGCCGGAACATCTGCTGCGCCAGACCGACATCCCGCTGGTAAAGATCGACCGCGGCGGGCAGATCACGTACCACGGCCCGGGCCAGGTGGTGATCTACCTGCTCATCGATCTGCGCCGGCGCGGCATCCGGGTGCGCGAGATGGTGCAGCTCATGGAGCAGGCCATTATCGACGCGCTGGCCGATTACGGGCTGACGGCGGAGCGGCAGGACGGCGCGCCCGGCGTCTACATCAAGGGCGAGAAGATCGCCGCCCTGGGCCTGCGGGTGCGCAACGGGTGCACCTACCACGGCCTGAGCCTCAATGTCGATATGGATTTGACACCATTTACCTGGATCAATCCCTGCGGCTATAGTGGGCTCAAAACCATACAACTCAAAGACTTCGGGGTCATCGCCTCCACCGACGAGGTGGGCGAAAAGCTGGTGGGCCACCTGACCCGCCTGCTGCCCCCGATGCGACAGGTGGACGCTGCGACCGCATGA